A genomic window from Sandaracinaceae bacterium includes:
- a CDS encoding ankyrin repeat domain-containing protein has protein sequence MALHEACYAGDLAAVRALLDRGEEPNAEATSGRWVSCRERPRPLNCVAIAWAMTEDHVRIARLLIERGAVVDETVRRDHGIESAGREADAAFAALIAE, from the coding sequence GTGGCATTGCACGAGGCTTGCTACGCGGGCGACCTCGCGGCTGTGCGCGCGCTGCTCGACCGCGGGGAGGAGCCGAACGCAGAGGCGACGTCGGGGCGCTGGGTCTCCTGCCGGGAGCGGCCGCGACCTCTGAACTGCGTCGCGATCGCCTGGGCGATGACGGAAGACCACGTGCGCATCGCGCGGCTGCTGATCGAGCGCGGGGCGGTCGTGGACGAGACGGTGCGGCGCGACCACGGCATCGAATCGGCGGGCCGAGAAGCCGACGCGG
- a CDS encoding RNA methyltransferase: MEHPRDRYLTVYGRKPVLEVLEQPERAIARVFVATNARGDMIRKIRAAARARGVEIVEKRAEDVSRISRRPKQDQGVAADVEAPAMGPLEAWLEGLEGGARLLALDNVTTPGNVGLVLRTATVFGLDGVILPRRGVPEVGPLVIKASAGYAFRARILRCSELADGLSDAKMAGFCVYGLSDRGESSLAEVAPRERSVFVLGNETDGITAPVEPLVDEWLSIPMASAGDSLNIATASAVVCWELTRGRAGSRSSALPEG, encoded by the coding sequence GTGGAGCATCCCCGCGATCGCTACCTCACGGTCTACGGTCGCAAGCCCGTGCTCGAGGTGCTCGAGCAGCCCGAGCGCGCCATCGCGCGGGTCTTCGTGGCCACGAACGCGCGCGGCGACATGATCCGGAAGATCCGCGCGGCGGCGAGGGCGCGCGGCGTCGAGATCGTCGAGAAGCGAGCCGAGGACGTCTCGCGCATCAGCCGCCGCCCCAAGCAGGACCAGGGCGTGGCGGCCGACGTCGAGGCGCCCGCCATGGGTCCGCTCGAGGCGTGGCTCGAGGGCCTCGAGGGCGGCGCGCGCCTCCTCGCGCTCGACAACGTCACGACGCCGGGGAACGTGGGCCTCGTCCTGCGCACGGCCACGGTCTTCGGGCTCGACGGGGTGATCCTGCCGCGACGCGGCGTCCCCGAGGTGGGCCCGCTCGTCATCAAGGCTTCCGCAGGATATGCCTTCCGCGCGCGGATCTTGCGCTGCTCGGAGCTCGCCGACGGACTGTCGGACGCGAAGATGGCGGGGTTCTGCGTCTACGGGCTGAGCGACCGCGGAGAGAGCAGCCTCGCAGAGGTCGCGCCTCGCGAGCGGAGCGTCTTCGTGCTCGGCAACGAGACGGACGGGATCACCGCGCCGGTCGAGCCGCTGGTCGACGAGTGGCTGAGCATCCCGATGGCCTCGGCGGGCGACTCCCTCAACATCGCGACCGCGTCCGCGGTGGTGTGCTGGGAGCTCACTCGAGGCCGAGCAGGATCCCGCTCGAGCGCTCTCCCTGAAGGCTGA
- a CDS encoding serine hydrolase domain-containing protein, translating into MPRALWLCCVLCFACEAAPAIEDASVGADAAAVDPDAGLPPEDLDGFITWQMERGGLPGAAVAIVRPDGDAFVGAYGYADLEGEVPVDRHTLFILASVSKTVAAVRVMQLVESGALDLDAPLDGVLPYALRHPEHPDAPITARMLLAHVSGLEDVFSTLAEVTTAGGDPEVSLAEFAEGYASEGGAWYGEGNWGAEPGTRHAYCNAGYGVIGHLVEVAGGASFRAQTEDGVFGPLEMDGAGWFLADVDEARVAVPYGYNGRSYNPLPQNGFAYYPASSLRASITGLARYARMLLRGGELDGSRVLSEESVAELLRLQYPELDRGQALTFSERGVGASRYIGHSGSTFGGSTQFLLSREGTHAIVLITNSDAYIRSRFGQTEGRDAMEAILRRLDAEAR; encoded by the coding sequence GTGCCGCGCGCTCTCTGGCTGTGCTGTGTCCTCTGCTTCGCCTGCGAGGCCGCGCCGGCGATCGAAGACGCGTCGGTGGGCGCAGACGCGGCCGCGGTCGATCCTGACGCCGGCTTGCCCCCCGAGGACCTGGACGGCTTCATCACCTGGCAGATGGAGCGGGGCGGGCTGCCCGGCGCCGCGGTGGCCATCGTCCGGCCCGACGGCGACGCGTTCGTGGGGGCCTACGGCTACGCGGATCTCGAGGGCGAGGTCCCGGTCGACCGGCACACGCTCTTCATCCTCGCCTCGGTGTCCAAGACCGTCGCCGCGGTGCGGGTGATGCAGCTCGTGGAGAGCGGCGCGCTCGACCTCGACGCGCCGCTCGACGGGGTGCTGCCCTACGCGCTTCGACACCCGGAGCACCCCGACGCGCCGATCACCGCGCGCATGCTGCTCGCTCACGTCTCGGGGCTGGAGGACGTGTTCAGCACCTTGGCCGAGGTCACGACCGCGGGGGGTGACCCGGAGGTGAGCCTCGCGGAGTTCGCGGAGGGCTACGCGAGCGAGGGCGGCGCCTGGTACGGGGAAGGGAACTGGGGGGCCGAGCCCGGGACTCGTCACGCCTACTGCAACGCAGGTTACGGGGTCATCGGCCACCTGGTCGAGGTCGCCGGCGGCGCCTCGTTCCGCGCGCAGACGGAGGACGGGGTCTTCGGGCCGCTCGAGATGGACGGAGCGGGCTGGTTTCTCGCCGACGTCGACGAGGCGCGCGTGGCGGTGCCCTACGGCTACAACGGCCGCAGCTACAACCCGCTGCCCCAGAACGGCTTCGCCTACTACCCCGCGAGCAGCCTGCGGGCCTCGATCACCGGGCTCGCGCGCTACGCGCGGATGTTGCTCCGCGGCGGGGAGCTCGACGGGAGCCGGGTGCTGAGCGAGGAGAGCGTGGCCGAGCTCTTGCGCTTGCAGTACCCGGAGCTCGACCGGGGGCAGGCGCTGACGTTCAGCGAGCGAGGGGTAGGCGCAAGCCGCTACATCGGGCACAGCGGGAGCACGTTCGGCGGGAGCACGCAGTTCTTGCTGAGCCGGGAAGGGACGCACGCGATCGTGTTGATCACGAACAGCGACGCCTACATCCGCTCCCGCTTCGGGCAGACCGAAGGGCGAGACGCGATGGAGGCGATCCTGCGTCGGCTGGACGCCGAGGCGCGGTAG